ggtcccttccatgggctgcagtccttcaggaccACACTGCTCCAGCTTCAGTCTTCCTGGACTTCTACCACGTAGATGGGGGATCAAGGATGCAAAAGTGAGACAAATTTCCATGCCAGCCTCATCTCTCAGACTCTATGAGTAGTTATCAAAGTAAGGAGCAAGGACAAAAAACACTTTGTCAGTAACAGTTCATTAGTATTTTCCAAACTCAGAAGTTCAGCCCAAcaaatgaaagtattttctatATTTGATTACATGCTCTTGGCAACTTAACTGACGCAATAAATGAGACAAAAGTGACTAACCCGTCACAGAGAGCACCGGAGACGGTCAGAATCATCATGCAGAATTCCAACTTGCAAATCCACAAGCGTGGCACAAGTTACCAGGTTTCCATGCCAAAATTGTCACAAATGGCTCTAGCTCTACCCAAATTGTGTCCTGTCCTCCCCCCCTCAGTGCCTCTAACAGCACCCAGAAACAGGTacttaagaagaaaatgcaggaaaCAAGTAAAACACAAGCGTGGAGTAACTCACCTCCTGAGCACTTTCCTATTAGTCCTAACAGTTTTGAGTTTGGGTTTAGTTtagtagattattttttttaatttgaaaacattccAGACCTTTCTTACCCTTACGTTAACTCTAAATACATTTATCTGTGGCCAGTTCCCATTAAGTCTAACACCTTACAGTCCTTCTGCATACACTTTTGAGTTTTTATTAACTCTGATGATTTTGTGGTGTATTTATCAACTGCTAAACTTAGCACCTGaacattcaagaaaaaaaaaataatcaccacCTGCCTCAGTAAATCCTGCTGTGCTATTTAAGATGACAAAGAATACAAAGTCACTCTTTCTATAATTCTGTGAGCCACATCAAGAGCACTGTATCTCACTGAGCTTCATTGCCTCGCTTTCCCATGCAGCCAGAGCTGGTATCAACAGTGTGAAGCCAGTCATTCTACAACACTAAAGACAAAACACAAGTTCAAATACCAAGATTCAAAATCTTGCACAGACACCTCCTTACTCTAATAACCAACCTATTTTCCTGTACTTCAAGAACTGCATACATGTTTGCAAATGAGACTACAACTTCTAACAGAAATCtcaaaagggaaggaaatatcTTTTGGGGAAAGAAACCTTACTAGAGAGTACCAAGTTTGCCATTCATTAGTCTTAAGGAAATAGTAGTCCAATATTGAGAAACAGAATTCAAAACTATGTATTTTCCAACAGCACAACTTAAAATTTCAATTGCTGGTCCTCTCTAAAGATTATAGAATGTAAGGCAGTGTATTATTTAACAAACTGTACATACGAGCGGAAGAAAATGAGCAACTCCGTGATTCGTAAGAAGAAATAGGTAGACAAAAGGATCACTGAGCTCCTGATGTGACACAGTTGCTTCTTAGGACGGGATGCTGCCAGAAACTCAGCATTACGCAGACAGGACAGCAAACTGCCTTCTCTTCTTGACCTATACAGCAACTGGCAATGCACCATCCATAATACTGAAAATGCTCCCATTTGTATGCTTAAAAaaggggttggttttttttaaagaatttgtgGTCTTTCTCCAGATAAGACACTAATTCACAGAACcttgcagctggaaaaggaatTCTGGAGGTCTCGAGACCAACCCCCTGCTCAGTGCAGGCCCACTAAAGCAGGTTCCTCAGCTGGCCTCGTCCAGTTGGCATTTCAAGTACCTCCGATGACACAGCTCCTACAATTCATGCAGGAAACCAGGTGTTGGACCATTCTCAAGgtaaaaaacatgttttcatatCCATTATGGAAGGTTTTGTCTTCCAACTCATTGCCGTTGCCTCTTATCCTTCCTCTATGCGCTTCCAAGCCGAGTTTGGCTTAATCTCCTTTGCCGCTTCCCACTAACTGCTGGTAGACAGCAATAAatctcccctctctctttgcAAGGCCATCTCTTCAGGGGCTGAACAaaaacccagttctctcagcaCATCATGGGCTCCAGCCTCCGGTCTGCCTCAGCAGCCTTCCACTGGATCCGCACCAGTACATTCATGtgttgtactggggagcccagaactagACAGAGCATCCAGATGCAGCCTCAAGAACTGCCAGGGAATAGCAATTTCTCTTCACCTCCTGGCTACGCTCTTGCTAACACAGCCCAGCAGACACTTGCTCTCATCCTACAACCAGGCACCTCAGGAAAACATAGGATTTCACTTCCACCTCCTCACCTTAGCAGGCCATTGCCAGGACCCAACTCTTCAAAGAAACGCTGCCAGATCAGCATACTGACCTGCTTTTATCCTGCCACCAGCAGACTATGTAACGCTACAGCGAGAAACCAAGcccaactgctgctgctgtcattcAATCCTGTCTAACGGGTAGATCGCAGCCTGAGAAATTGTATGGCAACACTAAACTCACATAAAATGcaataagaaaacagaatttatatGAATTTTTTTACGCTTCTGAAGCGAGCGTGAGAGAACGTATCATGCATTCCCCCAGCGAAATACATCCACTAAAAGGTAATTTTAAGTGCAGTATCAGGACTGAAAATTAGGAACATTTAGTTTCAAAcaacatttctgaaacaacatCCCTGCCCTACCTACACACCAAACCTTGATAAACTCCTTCAACCCCATCTTCTGCTCAGGGGTCAGGAAACAGACtaacaagagaaataaaacaagactACAGATTCTTCTCACCACAACAAAGGCAAGTGACTATTGGCTTGTTACTGTTGTCTACATCCACCTGGTATGCCacctgcttctctctttcccagtGCTATATAGTCTTCTCTAATGACAAAAAGATcccagttatttaaaaaatcacttcCTATTACCAAAGATTAATGAGCACTAACTTTAACAGATAAAACATGAATCATCCTGGTCTGTACTATGACAACCATCTGAGAGCAAAGAGTACAAGCAATGCTTTGCCCTCTATGCTGATTTGACCTTTTACAAGACCGGGTCTTGCACAGACTTCAGTGCAAAGGGCAATAAGCATGCAGAGTTTCACAACAACATATGTCTGCTGACTTAAGATGTATGCAGAGCAAGGTGAGATGCGAATCTGAATACCCTTACAGGAAGTGCTTACACGTAATGACACTGAtgtttacatgaaaaaaatagcaaacacGGGTCCTTTAAGGCATAAAATATTTGCACTTGACCTTTAAGACTTACATTAAAAGAGATCTGATACACAGTTGAATGAAGTATTTGGTTTGTAATcatcatttgttctttttcGAGGTGCTACTTGCCTCGTTTTAGTCTATGCGGAGTGTTGTTGCTCAACAGCTGATCACCAGAAACAATACATGAAACTTGTCCTCCTAACTCTAAATCTAATGTACAAGAGACTGACAACGACCTAGTTTACTTTGCAGTTACAGGAAATCAGCTCTCAGAACTGTTACGAAGACTATCACGTGAATCACCTGGATATCAAACGACTATACCTGACTACCTATCAATCTGCGCCACTGTCTTAATTAATTAAACCAGTAACTACAGCATCAGTCCATCTAGCCTTCTCCCTTACCCTAAAACTTGTTGCTTACTAGCCCACAGGTCAGATCAGCTTCACTACAAGAAGGCAGCCTAGGTGAGTCACAGTTTTATTCAATATTCATCTGCCCAATTCCTTACGATACTTCGGGAGACAAACCTGTATTACTAGACTATTCTAACTGCAAAACGACCACCCTTGAAACAAAACTTCCCAATAAACATACATTTGTGCTGAACAATCATTCTTTATGGCCAGACGGTCAATgctttatttggaaaaataaatataattccAGATGCAACATTTTACAGTAAATAAGTACATCTCTATAAGATAGCACTACTTAATTACCCATGCAACATTTGTGGGACAGCTCTTCGGACAGTTTAAACAACATCATTTCTTAAAACCGTATTTAGTAGTCAAGGCAGACACAATATCCCTGTAAGGAGTATCTGAGTCAGATTTGGTCCTTGGTATGCAACACAGCCGACGAAAGGTCGGAGAACGCAGCAACAGGTTGTGCGAGAGTCCCATGAAGCTCGAGGACAGCCAGTACAACGCCATGGACTGCAACGAGACAAATACCGAATTCAGCATCCCTAGATGCAATGCGAACACTACAATTTTAGGCAGCTCTTCACGAACCACAACCACTGGTTACTCCCAGTTATTGCGAAAAATAACTCACCTAAAACCACTCCTCTCAATAACAATAATGGCTTCCATTTCAATGTGTTTTTCACTCTTTCTCAActcttctggaggaaaaaagtcaaTCTACACTGAAGTTTGACAACAGTTCATAAATTAAATCATATTAAACTCGCTCGaacttctgtatttcagacaCTGAGTTGATAAGCCAAACAACTAGATACTTTGTTTTTGCTATCCACtgcaaaaatattcagaagtaGAACACCTTGTAAAAATGAGAAGCATTTTAAGATTGTGGAAAATTTCCTCATCAAAGAACTAGGCTGCTTTCCTCTCTCAGTAAGCAAACACTTCGCAAACGCTTGTCTGTATGTCCTTATATAAAGTCTTCCTCCCATTTTTGAGATGATAAAAAGGACGCTAACCTGTTCTGAACGTCCTTCTGAGCCCTAGTTTGCGAAAATGATGTTTAGAAACAGTAAATTTGCAGATCCTTCCCTCTTGGACAAAAATATTCTACATGTGTTAAGAATTTAAATGTACACGTAGACAAAACATCTTATTTGTTTTAGGGCACACTGTATTAGAGAGCATGGCCTATTAAACACACCAGGCATTTGGGCTGCTCTTTACGCACAAGGAATGTATCAGAGTCACAGGTTCATGGACGCACCGTTAAGACTCTGTACTTACAGAGGGGACTGTTGCAGCAACAGGGATCATCACTACTGACACCACTCGAAAGAAATTTGTAGCAAGCTTCTGGAACCTGGAAACTTCCATTTTTTGCGAAGCAAAGATCTGAAAGGGGAGAAACCCGCAGTTATAAACAAGCTCTCTTTGAAAGGACTACAATGAGAAAAAAGGCAACAGTGGGCTTTCTTGTAACCCAGCACTCTTGTTCACCTATTACTtccattttgcattttccatttcagttaaCATATTGCTACAATCTTTCATTCAACTTGTTTGATGTTTTACATGTTCAGTCCTTTGTAGAAAATACTGCACCAACCTAGCAAAGTACCCAACAACCATTTCCAGGTAACATAACTTTACACAGTCACTTTTGCACACCAAAAGTTCCAACACCTCGGCCTGAAGCACAGCCCTCTGAGAAAAGGCTGCCGACAGGAAACTGACCAAACATGGTGGATAGATCACTGAACGAAAGCAGCATCAGGTCTACAGTTAcatactgactttttttttttttctaagacaGTGTCAGTCCACATGACATAGAAGAAAATGGAGTAAGAATGAAATCCAGAGGGTTAGAGTGATGAGAACACCtaacagaaaaatcaagaagaaaaatatttccattaaattaccccccaaaatgggaaatgaagacttttttctgtttctgttgatTCATCTCCCCAGCAATCTTCAAAAGTTCTgaattttttcaatttattaaGAACACATAATATTGTTAGTTTTGACAACAATACAGTAACAAATAATTGGGAGTGGGGTGTagaacaaaacaagaaagcCCATATGTGCTTTTGGATGCTTAACACCCAGGAAGCTCATCAGAACATCATTCTAAGAAAAACATCAGAGTCAAGACTAAATTTTACTGATGCTCAAGCAAAGCCATTAAAGTATCTGAGATGTGTCACATAAGAATTTGTCATCTCTAAACAAGACACCCACCCATTCAAATGCACAGAGTAATTAAGTTGTTTTTCAGTTCTCCCCAATGCACTTAAAACAGTGATTATCTGAAACTACCCTTATGTTACCATGTTCTACAACTGGGTAATATTGTCTTACAATTCTATAAGAATTATCCTTTTGCAATCATCCTATTTATTCCACCAACATACCTCCACTATCAGCAAATTCATGAGCCCAAGCGAAACTGGCAAAATCCATGTAGAATCTGGTGCCGTGAGGTCTGTAAACCATAATGCTCCGCCTGCTGAAAACTGTTCTTGAACTACAAGAAAATACTGAGTTAAGCATGATTTGCTACCTCAAGTTAAACAGAAGCATACCATGTATTACAATCAAATCATCCAAGTTTCTAGGTACATTTTGTCTACACAATAATTactattaaaacagaaatacctGGTTTAACAGATTGCATGACAAGGCAGCCTGATAtcagtacaaataaaaaatggtgGGAGATGCAAGCTGAGATCCAGCTTAGCTCATGACAGCCACCGATTCAGGTAAACCTGTGATAACAACTAGCTTGATCTCCACAACCATTTTACAAGCCaatgagaaaaatatgcaaTGCAGTAGGTTACAGTGACTACATATTTTGTgggtttgaaatatttttcttaaaaactatATAacttgttatatttttcttagAACAAGAAACTATGAactcttttctaaaaaaatgaaaataccagtatttttttttaaaaaaaccccacacattcACCTTGCCTATAGTCCTTCATGTGAAACTTCACacggaagaaaaaaaacacagattAATAGTGATTGTGCTACAGCATGGGTTATATTACTTGCTAAATAAGTTTATcttgtgaaacagaaaaatcccaagacaatttttttttttttcctagtaacCCTGTCTTCAGAAGACCACAAAATAATTACACGCTCACACAGCCTAACAAAATGCCCCCCATTGTTCCCAGAGCTCAGGCCCTGGTACTGCTTTTAAAGAGGCATCCCACAAAGCTCACAACAGCatcacaaaaagcaaaagcatgtAAGTAGAGATCAGTGATGTTCTAGACGCTGCGAATACTTGCTGGAAGAGTTCAAACCAAAGAAACGTACAGCTGTGGTCCAGACGCGAGTTCTTTGGTTACATGAACGGTGGTTTAATGTAGTACAACATGCACAATGTACCTAGTCAAAGTCtttgaaattcatttttatttttatcagccATTTAAACATGCTTAATCTATATTAAGTTTAAAAGCTTAGTAGGGAAGTAGTTTTATACATCACTCAGGAGACTGTGTTCTTTAACTAATGAAGCATCTGCAAAAACTGTAACTGATTGAAAAATGACTGTTAAGAGCGTGTCTGTTCAGATTAATCACCTCCTGAGTCCGTGGCACCAACACTGCAGTTGCGCAAAGCGAGGGACACGCAAATCCACATTGGAATCTGTACCCATACCAGTAAAGTGGCTTTGAAGGGATGGCAGTTGTCTCGAATGTACAGTTCCGTAATAATCCTCCGTAGGTTTTTCTTAAAGTGGAaccttttagaaagaaaaaaaaaaaaagtcctctcACAATACCTGTTACAGAGTAACGTCTCAAATAGCAATTCTACAGGCTGTACATGTCAAATTGGCTTCTTTAGGTGCAACTCTGGAAAACCTGAAAGTCCTTCCTCTTCAAATGTGCCTCTCTCCTTTGCCAACCCCTTTTCCTCACAACTTTTACCCCTGTTGCTCTAAGCACCTTTTCACAACTGAATTTCCCTTTGTCATCGGCAGCTACCAGTAACTTGTctgatattttatttcactgtgcTTTTTGTCTGAACTAGGGTATAACTTTCTCAATACAGCGGCAATCAGCCAGTTACGTGATCCTCAGTAACCCGACTTAGATACACTGCTACTGCACGGGGTGCGGTGATACTGCACGGGGTGCTAACAAATGAACAGGACCACCACCATTCAAGCCTCAAGTTCCAGCAATATTTAGATACCACAATAGCTGAAGAACCATGAGCTACAAGTAAAGACAACAAAAACAATCCTGCATTTGGCCCTGTAATCATAAGCCTATCACAAGTTCAGAGCTTTAAGACAGATATACTCTGTCGGGCAATATAAGAAACACAAATAAGTCATAGAAGCGGTAAGAAAACCGAAGCTTTGGACAATGGCAGAATGTTTTTGCAAGATCGTTGTTTGTAGGACTTTCCCTCCTGCTACCCCTCAACCCGCAATGGATTTATAAGGTATATGCCATTGCCATCTTACCTGGCCACCTTTTCAGACCAACCCAGTTGCTTTCGACAAACGGAAACTTCATAGCGAAGATGCTCAGCTAGTTTTTTAATCTCAGGTTGCAAATTTTCCAACTagctaaagaaaaggaaaaacgtTTATGCGCAGTTATGTGTAACAACCACTTCCTCTCCCCACCTGATACtgtaaacacattaaaaatgagTGCGAAGGACAAGGCACACATCTATGAATGCCCTCCATCTTTAAGCAAACTAAACAGGTGAAAGAATTATTGAGAAGTATCAATCAAAGATACCATCTTGTtgctaaaagaaataaatagagaattggattttatattttgttccCAATAAGCATCTTTTTGTCTTAGTTAAGAATTGTAACCACCTACtttactaaacaaaaaaaaccctttaacgccacttgaaaaaaatttaaagccCAGCAGGACACACAACTTCGCAGCTGCCAAAGTCACTATCCTGAAAAGTAAGAAGAGATCCCGTTACACAATACTACAATACGATATTCACTTCTAcaatcaaaagaaaaggaaaaatgaacaagcgccactaaaaaaaaacaaaacaaagaaaccaaacaaaaaatcccccaccccaaacacGCTGcaataaaagaattaaattgtgctgcttctgcaaTAACACTCTGAGCGACGGCCGCTGAAGAATCCTGTCCCAAAAACACACCTGCATTTACCCATCTGACCTCTACACAGATGAAGAACAAAGATAGAATTGATTCCTAATCAGGCTTGAATCCTGGCAGCTGTGCAGCACCCCCCTACAATCCTCGTTAGGTGGtaaaaaaacagcacagaaaaggggaaacacCCTACTTCGTACCACGGCACTGCAAAGGCTCCTTTACCACTGTAGGCACAGGGTATGACCTCTTTAGTAACTTCGACCGTTTTCCTCGCTTCTGAGGAAAAGCAGATATTTACAAATTGCTGAAGGCTAGTTTACTTCAAGCTTTGACGGGACAAGCTTTAGCAAAAGCTCTGCTTAAGTTAACACAGCAAATCGCAGAAAGTACCTTGCACGTGCCACCTGACTCTTGCACTAAAACAACTCCATCTCCGTGCAGTGACCGTGAAGAAGATGCACACtcccatttttcagttttatttagaCTTCACGTGTCCAAGGAAGGACCAACCACCGAAAAAC
The Haliaeetus albicilla chromosome 1, bHalAlb1.1, whole genome shotgun sequence DNA segment above includes these coding regions:
- the COX18 gene encoding cytochrome c oxidase assembly protein COX18, mitochondrial, which produces MWRLARAGAARAPGGRLTVAAAAATAGPSGGWYERLAQSAPVHWAEEGLVALQEAAGLPWWAAIVCGAGLLRTAVTLPLAAHQSRLLAKLENLQPEIKKLAEHLRYEVSVCRKQLGWSEKVARFHFKKNLRRIITELYIRDNCHPFKATLLVWVQIPMWICVSLALRNCSVGATDSGVQEQFSAGGALWFTDLTAPDSTWILPVSLGLMNLLIVEIFASQKMEVSRFQKLATNFFRVVSVVMIPVAATVPSSMALYWLSSSFMGLSHNLLLRSPTFRRLCCIPRTKSDSDTPYRDIVSALTTKYGFKK